In Nitrospira sp., a single window of DNA contains:
- a CDS encoding 50S ribosomal protein L19, whose translation MNQLERIQRTLVKKTIPKFEIGDTVRVHAKVVEGDKERIQVFEGVVIARKGGRNSETFTVRKISYGVGVERIFPVHSPIVTRVEVVRQGKVRRAKLYFLRAKKGRTAKLEEREFNQAELAANAAAQAAEAKAAEAAAPVKAKRAESAEKPKKAQAKPAKPAPAKKK comes from the coding sequence ATGAATCAGCTAGAACGAATCCAGCGGACGCTGGTAAAGAAGACCATTCCGAAGTTCGAGATCGGTGATACCGTGCGGGTTCACGCGAAGGTCGTCGAAGGCGACAAGGAGCGGATCCAGGTATTCGAGGGCGTCGTGATCGCGCGCAAGGGCGGGCGAAACAGCGAAACGTTCACCGTAAGAAAAATTTCGTACGGCGTGGGCGTCGAGCGCATTTTCCCGGTCCACTCGCCGATTGTGACGCGAGTGGAGGTGGTGCGCCAGGGCAAGGTGCGGCGCGCCAAGCTCTACTTCCTGCGCGCCAAGAAGGGCCGTACGGCGAAACTTGAAGAGCGCGAGTTCAACCAGGCCGAGTTGGCGGCCAATGCGGCAGCGCAGGCAGCCGAAGCGAAAGCGGCCGAAGCCGCAGCACCGGTCAAGGCGAAGAGAGCAGAGTCGGCCGAGAAGCCGAAGAAGGCCCAGGCCAAGCCGGCGAAACCGGCACCCGCAAAGAAAAAGTAA
- the rimM gene encoding 16S rRNA processing protein RimM — MGDLVVIGTIEKSFGVRGEMRVRSLSDVPGRFEGLTKVTLESLSGKTVEATVERVRPVSGAYLVKMDVCATPEAVAAFRGWAVKIPQGSAPPLPQGQYYEYELIGLLVQDEQGRAIGRLAEILETPGTHVFVVKDARGETLIPATKSMVASVDVARGTMTIRQMDELTVEEPARVAL; from the coding sequence ATGGGCGATCTGGTGGTCATCGGTACGATCGAGAAGTCCTTTGGAGTGCGCGGCGAGATGCGCGTGCGCTCCCTGAGCGACGTGCCGGGCCGTTTCGAAGGGTTGACGAAAGTCACGCTGGAATCGCTCTCTGGCAAGACGGTCGAGGCCACGGTTGAGCGGGTACGGCCGGTTTCGGGCGCCTATCTGGTTAAGATGGACGTCTGTGCAACCCCGGAAGCCGTAGCGGCCTTCCGCGGCTGGGCAGTCAAGATTCCGCAGGGGTCGGCGCCGCCGCTGCCGCAGGGGCAGTATTACGAATACGAGTTGATCGGCCTGTTGGTACAGGATGAGCAGGGGCGGGCAATCGGCAGACTGGCAGAGATTCTGGAGACGCCCGGCACCCACGTGTTTGTAGTGAAGGACGCGCGCGGTGAGACGCTGATCCCCGCAACGAAGTCAATGGTGGCATCCGTAGATGTGGCGCGTGGCACGATGACGATTCGGCAGATGGACGAATTGACGGTGGAGGAGCCGGCCCGTGTTGCGTTGTGA
- a CDS encoding ribonuclease HII yields the protein MEPTDLFEAEAQRCGYRLVAGLDEAGRGPLAGPVVAAAVVLPRRCSLPGLNDSKQLTAAKRERLYGEIQQRAVGVGVGVASEREVDAINILEATRLAMGRALDALPETPDYLLLDAINLPAVHIAQRSIVKGDALSLSIAAASIIAKVTRDRLMDDYHRQYPQYNFQAHKGYGTAEHLKMLAEHGPCAIHRRSFHPVSVAVSAGGEHIEHAFEVPGNDLRS from the coding sequence GTGGAGCCGACAGACCTCTTTGAGGCGGAAGCGCAGCGATGCGGGTACCGTCTCGTGGCGGGACTGGATGAAGCCGGCCGGGGGCCGCTAGCCGGTCCCGTGGTCGCAGCGGCCGTGGTGTTGCCGCGCCGCTGCAGTCTGCCGGGCCTCAACGATTCCAAACAACTGACGGCGGCGAAGCGGGAGCGGCTGTACGGCGAAATCCAGCAGCGAGCCGTGGGGGTTGGAGTCGGCGTGGCCAGCGAGCGCGAGGTCGACGCAATCAATATTCTGGAAGCGACACGCCTCGCCATGGGACGCGCGCTCGACGCGCTGCCGGAGACTCCGGATTATCTGCTGCTCGACGCCATCAATTTGCCTGCCGTGCACATTGCTCAACGGTCCATCGTCAAGGGGGATGCCCTGTCGCTGTCCATTGCGGCAGCATCGATCATCGCGAAGGTTACGCGCGATCGCCTGATGGACGACTATCACCGCCAGTATCCCCAGTATAATTTTCAGGCGCACAAGGGCTATGGGACGGCCGAGCATCTGAAGATGCTCGCTGAGCATGGGCCCTGCGCGATTCACCGGCGCAGTTTCCATCCGGTGAGCGTTGCGGTCTCGGCTGGGGGCGAGCACATCGAGCATGCCTTTGAGGTGCCAGGGAACGATCTGCGATCGTGA
- the trmD gene encoding tRNA (guanosine(37)-N1)-methyltransferase TrmD, which produces MRCDVVTLFPDLVQPVLNQSMLKRAQEKGLLEARVHNLRHFALDKHQVADDAPYGGGAGMVMKAEPVFLAVEVLRKQYGEAVPGTQLRLLMPSPQGRPFTQRFAEELRDEPRRIVFLCGHYEGIDERVRVGLPIEEVSSGDYVLTGGELPALVMIDAAVRLIPGVLGDPESAERDSFADSLLDYPHYTRPAEWRGMPVPEVLLSGHHETIRLWRRKEALRNTYRKRPDLLRDRELSVEDKRLLAEVEQEETRETPFVKRIA; this is translated from the coding sequence TTGCGTTGTGATGTGGTGACGCTGTTTCCCGATCTGGTCCAGCCTGTGCTGAACCAGAGCATGTTAAAGCGGGCTCAGGAGAAGGGCCTGCTGGAGGCGCGCGTGCACAACCTGCGCCACTTTGCGCTGGACAAGCACCAGGTAGCGGACGATGCGCCCTATGGCGGCGGCGCTGGCATGGTCATGAAGGCGGAACCGGTATTCCTTGCCGTTGAGGTGCTGCGAAAACAGTATGGTGAGGCCGTGCCCGGCACGCAGCTGCGGCTACTGATGCCGTCGCCTCAGGGGAGACCGTTCACGCAGCGGTTTGCCGAAGAACTGCGCGACGAGCCCCGCCGGATTGTGTTTCTCTGCGGGCATTACGAAGGTATCGACGAGCGGGTACGTGTGGGGCTGCCGATCGAGGAAGTCTCCAGCGGCGATTATGTACTGACCGGCGGCGAACTGCCGGCCCTGGTGATGATCGACGCGGCGGTGCGCCTGATTCCCGGTGTGCTCGGCGATCCGGAATCGGCGGAGCGGGATTCGTTCGCGGACTCGCTGCTGGATTACCCCCACTACACGCGGCCGGCCGAGTGGCGCGGGATGCCGGTGCCGGAGGTGCTGCTCTCGGGCCATCACGAGACCATTCGCCTGTGGCGGCGAAAGGAAGCGTTGCGGAACACATACCGGAAACGACCGGACCTGTTGCGCGACCGGGAGTTGTCGGTCGAAGACAAGCGATTGCTAGCGGAAGTCGAACAGGAAGAAACTCGTGAAACACCATTCGTGAAGCGTATTGCCTGA